The Cellulomonas sp. S1-8 genome has a window encoding:
- a CDS encoding DUF5063 domain-containing protein, which produces MSTDDAHVVADADLKDIADAVASESRGFLTTVTEVAAGSAPEASLPLLLLALSDLLAAGARLGATTDVVPPSRFEPDVGPDADLEPLRANLANLLDGIDEYVEVIDPLLGPQVEEASISGDLVAIVGAVTQGLAHHERGHVLEALWWWQFSYLADWGERAASTLRAIQTILAHVRLDVDDDVAAEAEYDALQP; this is translated from the coding sequence ATGAGCACCGACGACGCGCATGTCGTGGCGGACGCGGACCTGAAGGACATCGCGGACGCGGTCGCGTCCGAGTCGCGGGGGTTTCTCACGACGGTCACCGAGGTGGCTGCCGGATCGGCACCGGAGGCGTCCCTGCCGCTGCTGCTGCTCGCGCTGTCGGACCTGCTGGCGGCCGGTGCGCGGCTCGGTGCGACGACGGACGTCGTCCCGCCGTCCCGGTTCGAGCCGGACGTCGGCCCGGACGCGGACCTCGAGCCGCTGCGCGCCAACCTCGCGAACCTGCTCGACGGCATCGACGAGTACGTCGAGGTCATCGACCCGCTGCTCGGGCCGCAGGTCGAGGAGGCGTCGATCTCCGGTGACCTCGTCGCGATCGTCGGGGCGGTCACGCAGGGCCTGGCGCACCACGAGCGCGGGCACGTGCTGGAGGCCCTGTGGTGGTGGCAGTTCAGCTACCTGGCCGACTGGGGCGAGCGTGCGGCGAGCACGCTGCGCGCGATCCAGACGATCCTCGCGCACGTGCGTCTGGACGTCGACGACGACGTCGCAGCCGAGGCGGAGTACGACGCGCTGCAGCCCTGA
- the recR gene encoding recombination mediator RecR, whose translation MYEGAIQDLVDELGRLPGVGPKSAQRIAFHILAAAPADVRRLADALTEVKARVVFCEICGNVAQEPQCRICRDPRRSLAVICVVEEAKDVVAIERTREFRGRYHVLGGAINPIAGVGPDDLRIAQLMSRLADATVTEVILATDPNVEGEATATYLARLLVPMGLTVSRLASGLPVGGDLEYADEVTLGRAFEGRRRLSA comes from the coding sequence GTGTACGAAGGCGCGATCCAGGACCTGGTCGACGAGCTCGGGCGGTTGCCCGGGGTCGGCCCCAAGAGTGCCCAGCGCATCGCGTTCCACATCCTCGCGGCGGCCCCGGCCGACGTGCGTCGGCTGGCGGACGCGTTGACCGAGGTCAAGGCGCGCGTGGTGTTCTGCGAGATCTGCGGCAACGTCGCGCAGGAGCCGCAGTGCCGCATCTGCCGGGACCCCCGCCGCTCGCTCGCGGTGATCTGCGTGGTCGAGGAGGCCAAGGACGTCGTCGCGATCGAGCGGACCCGCGAGTTCCGGGGGCGGTACCACGTGCTCGGCGGCGCGATCAACCCGATCGCGGGCGTCGGGCCGGACGACCTGCGCATCGCGCAGCTCATGTCGCGCCTCGCCGACGCCACGGTCACCGAGGTCATCCTCGCCACCGACCCGAACGTCGAGGGCGAGGCGACGGCGACGTACCTGGCACGCCTGCTGGTGCCGATGGGGCTGACCGTGAGCAGACTGGCCTCGGGGCTGCCGGTCGGCGGCGACCTGGAGTACGCGGACGAGGTCACCCTGGGTCGGGCGTTCGAGGGCCGACGGCGCCTGAGCGCGTGA
- a CDS encoding ABC transporter ATP-binding protein: protein MPPDDSPAQPGGPAPDTGPGPEVGPTTAAAVALAPRPLGIEVTGLRRAFGAVKALDGADLVARAGAVTALVGPNGSGKTTLLLVLAGLLVPDSGQVRIAGIDPVTDSAAARARTGWMPDAFGTWDSLTAREVLATFADAYRVGRATAATRVDELLETVHLTEYADQPAAVLSRGQKQRLGLARALVHDPQVLLLDEPASGLDPRSRVDLRILLRRLADEGRTVLVSSHVLTELDEMADDAVFLSRGRTVAGMSDADVASGRRTWHVRTLSLPALTGWLDTAGVAYRLDGAIRPTDVSPDGVAPAGGVLVDVDGEIGAVALLRDVVAAGVPVVSSAPAAGALEQAYLALEEERR, encoded by the coding sequence ATGCCACCCGACGACTCCCCCGCGCAGCCCGGCGGTCCCGCACCCGACACGGGCCCCGGCCCCGAGGTCGGCCCCACGACGGCTGCGGCCGTCGCCCTCGCACCCCGCCCCCTCGGCATCGAGGTCACCGGCCTGCGGCGCGCGTTCGGGGCGGTCAAGGCCCTCGACGGCGCCGACCTCGTCGCCCGTGCCGGTGCCGTGACCGCGCTCGTCGGGCCCAACGGCTCCGGCAAGACGACGCTCCTGCTGGTCCTGGCAGGTCTGCTGGTGCCCGACTCCGGCCAGGTCCGTATCGCCGGCATCGACCCCGTGACGGACAGCGCCGCCGCGCGGGCCCGCACCGGGTGGATGCCCGACGCGTTCGGCACCTGGGACTCCCTGACGGCCCGCGAGGTCCTGGCGACGTTCGCCGACGCCTACCGCGTCGGCCGCGCGACCGCCGCGACCCGGGTCGACGAGCTCCTCGAGACCGTGCACCTCACCGAGTACGCCGACCAGCCCGCCGCGGTGCTGTCGCGCGGCCAGAAGCAGCGCCTCGGCCTGGCGCGCGCGCTCGTGCACGACCCGCAGGTGCTGCTGCTCGACGAGCCGGCCAGCGGGCTCGACCCGCGCTCGCGCGTCGACCTGCGGATCCTGCTGCGCCGCCTCGCCGACGAGGGCCGCACGGTCCTGGTGTCGTCGCACGTGCTGACCGAGCTCGACGAGATGGCCGACGACGCGGTGTTCCTCTCGCGCGGCCGCACCGTCGCCGGGATGTCCGACGCGGACGTCGCGAGCGGGCGCCGCACGTGGCACGTGCGCACGCTGTCCCTGCCGGCGCTGACGGGGTGGCTGGACACCGCCGGCGTCGCGTACCGGCTCGACGGTGCGATCCGACCCACCGACGTGTCCCCCGACGGCGTCGCCCCCGCGGGCGGCGTCCTCGTCGACGTCGACGGCGAGATCGGCGCGGTCGCCCTGCTGCGCGACGTCGTCGCCGCCGGAGTCCCCGTCGTGTCGTCGGCGCCCGCCGCCGGTGCGCTCGAGCAGGCGTACCTCGCCCTGGAGGAGGAGCGGCGATGA
- a CDS encoding ABC transporter permease has product MTATTTPQTPQTAPTATRAVGTWTLTRHGVRTVTALELRQRVRSSRWKAALIVWFVVVGAITLLAGGALTLFDDSAATSDEAGDVLFIVVTALVLGLGLLVTPTLTSTAVNGDRAAGTLATLQVTLLSPAEIAAGKLLAAWLSACAFLVVSLPFFVIALVMGTVPVATLPRVVLLTALLLAAVCGMGLGWSTLAARPAGSTVLTFVTVAALTVFTPIFFGLTFPFLSTTQEVQVYGVPDDYWMEMDDESGMPADEPVCELSVQERDIARTEWTWWLLAINPFVVVADGAVPDSASSTGSSAAFTSGTTQALRDLRLGTAEIIDECWQDDDTSDVVPVRTGAGPVWPFGLAVNLLLGAAGFVVAVRRLRIPQRTLARGTRVA; this is encoded by the coding sequence ATGACCGCGACGACCACCCCGCAGACCCCGCAGACCGCACCGACCGCCACCCGCGCGGTCGGCACCTGGACCCTCACGCGGCACGGCGTGCGCACCGTCACCGCCCTCGAGCTGCGTCAGCGTGTGCGCTCGTCGCGCTGGAAGGCCGCGCTCATCGTGTGGTTCGTCGTCGTGGGGGCGATCACGCTCCTCGCGGGCGGCGCCCTCACACTCTTCGACGACTCCGCCGCCACGTCCGACGAGGCCGGCGACGTGCTCTTCATCGTCGTCACGGCCCTGGTCCTCGGGCTCGGCCTGCTCGTGACGCCGACCCTCACGTCGACGGCCGTCAACGGCGACCGCGCCGCCGGAACCCTCGCGACCCTGCAGGTCACCCTGCTCTCCCCGGCGGAGATCGCGGCCGGCAAGCTGCTCGCCGCCTGGCTGAGCGCGTGCGCGTTCCTCGTCGTCAGCCTGCCGTTCTTCGTCATCGCCCTGGTGATGGGCACCGTCCCCGTCGCGACGCTGCCGCGCGTCGTGCTGCTCACCGCGCTGCTGCTGGCCGCCGTGTGCGGCATGGGCCTGGGCTGGTCGACGCTCGCGGCCCGCCCGGCCGGGTCGACCGTCCTGACGTTCGTCACCGTCGCCGCGCTCACGGTGTTCACGCCGATCTTCTTCGGGCTGACCTTCCCGTTCCTCAGCACCACCCAGGAGGTCCAGGTCTACGGCGTCCCGGACGACTACTGGATGGAGATGGACGACGAGAGCGGCATGCCCGCCGACGAGCCCGTCTGCGAGCTGAGCGTGCAGGAGCGTGACATCGCGCGGACCGAGTGGACGTGGTGGCTGCTGGCGATCAACCCGTTCGTCGTCGTCGCCGACGGCGCCGTGCCGGACTCCGCGTCGAGCACCGGGTCGTCCGCCGCGTTCACCAGCGGCACCACGCAGGCGCTGCGCGACCTGCGCCTCGGTACGGCCGAGATCATCGACGAGTGCTGGCAGGACGACGACACGTCCGACGTCGTCCCCGTCCGCACCGGCGCCGGACCGGTCTGGCCGTTCGGCCTCGCGGTGAACCTGCTGCTCGGCGCCGCCGGGTTCGTCGTCGCCGTCCGACGCCTGCGGATCCCGCAGCGCACCCTGGCGCGCGGCACGCGAGTGGCCTGA